A portion of the Bdellovibrionales bacterium genome contains these proteins:
- a CDS encoding SpoIIE family protein phosphatase, which yields MKYIKRIPLRYKLLVLLVTLTSLSLLVYARLALNIFEEDKLAYVFDSSLAHVEAVAKQFRSEVEFDSSKIQFYMKGYQTNLAAFHPYTLSIQPSDPFLDGIWTYHLDESSALYILKGESTKLGLDPELKEHLFNSSLNLISSALENKIGISAVTNRPGYWFLSMKYQQSEQEKPIVVIALFNRGSFLDFFSNPQLQDTFLVSQNNRVLLKPLQPTYPELSNTELEEALQYLSKPENSKSSVHIWKKTNSSSSPPSWLLSTISIGVGDLKIVSFVPKNAALATVRLLAVKSTLFLILLIGFASIVSVVAAHQLTGSLKRLFEATRKVATGNFDIEVPVESEDEVGGLTRGFNHMTQEIKRLLITTAEKSRMESELLTAKTVQATLFPNPKFSSNTISIEGYYEPASECGGDWWYYTRIGSITYLLIGDATGHGVPAALVTSAARSAARIFEELPEQSIDYLMSLLNKAINGTSGGQVNMTFFLASFDESTGTLQYSNASHDPPFLIRSKAGEKLQKSDIIPLMNAPGRRLGESPDSVYSVAQEKLNPGDKLVFYTDGVTELRNPAGELWGERKFIRTILKTLNSDDSSLDAAMKSLHLGMLEHRQDALLNDDVTYFMLHYSRVG from the coding sequence ATGAAATATATCAAGCGAATACCTCTTCGTTACAAACTTCTGGTGTTATTGGTAACGCTCACTTCCTTATCTCTTCTTGTCTATGCTCGACTGGCCTTAAATATTTTTGAAGAGGACAAGCTCGCCTACGTCTTCGATTCCAGTCTAGCCCACGTAGAAGCAGTTGCTAAGCAATTCCGATCTGAAGTCGAATTTGACTCCTCTAAAATTCAGTTTTATATGAAAGGATATCAGACCAACCTGGCAGCATTTCACCCCTATACCCTTTCCATTCAACCCTCTGATCCCTTTTTGGATGGAATCTGGACCTATCACTTAGACGAAAGTTCAGCTTTATACATTCTTAAGGGAGAAAGCACAAAATTAGGTCTGGACCCCGAATTGAAAGAGCACCTATTCAATTCCAGTCTCAATCTCATCTCTTCTGCACTTGAAAATAAAATTGGGATTTCAGCCGTTACAAATCGCCCCGGCTATTGGTTTTTGTCCATGAAGTACCAGCAATCGGAACAAGAAAAACCAATTGTTGTCATTGCTCTTTTCAATAGAGGCAGCTTCTTAGATTTCTTTTCTAATCCACAGCTGCAAGACACATTTCTTGTAAGCCAAAACAACAGAGTCTTATTAAAGCCCCTGCAGCCAACCTATCCCGAACTTTCAAATACTGAATTGGAGGAAGCTTTGCAGTATCTTTCCAAACCTGAGAATTCAAAATCATCCGTCCACATCTGGAAGAAAACAAATAGTTCGTCATCGCCCCCCTCATGGCTCCTATCGACAATTTCGATCGGAGTTGGTGATCTTAAAATTGTGAGCTTTGTTCCAAAAAATGCCGCTTTGGCAACTGTTAGATTGCTGGCCGTTAAATCAACTCTCTTTCTTATTCTTCTTATTGGCTTTGCCTCCATCGTCAGCGTTGTCGCCGCTCACCAACTCACCGGCTCCCTAAAAAGACTCTTTGAAGCGACGCGCAAAGTGGCTACGGGAAACTTTGACATTGAAGTCCCTGTCGAATCAGAAGATGAGGTTGGGGGTCTCACCCGAGGGTTTAATCATATGACTCAAGAAATCAAACGTCTCCTCATAACCACAGCTGAGAAATCACGAATGGAATCCGAACTTCTCACAGCAAAAACTGTTCAAGCGACTCTGTTCCCCAATCCGAAATTTTCGTCAAACACCATATCAATCGAAGGCTACTACGAACCCGCAAGTGAATGTGGAGGTGACTGGTGGTACTACACCAGGATTGGCTCAATCACTTACCTTTTGATTGGCGACGCGACGGGACATGGAGTTCCAGCGGCCCTCGTTACTTCGGCTGCTCGAAGTGCGGCTCGAATATTTGAGGAACTTCCAGAACAATCTATCGATTATCTGATGTCTTTGCTGAACAAAGCCATCAACGGGACATCGGGCGGGCAGGTCAATATGACCTTTTTTCTGGCCTCTTTCGACGAATCCACAGGTACACTTCAATATTCCAATGCTTCCCACGATCCCCCATTTTTGATACGATCAAAGGCGGGTGAAAAGCTACAAAAGAGCGACATAATTCCTTTGATGAACGCACCAGGCAGACGTTTGGGTGAGTCACCAGATTCAGTGTATAGCGTTGCCCAAGAAAAGTTGAATCCAGGCGACAAACTTGTCTTTTATACAGATGGGGTCACCGAGCTTAGAAATCCTGCGGGCGAACTTTGGGGTGAGCGAAAGTTTATTCGCACTATACTTAAAACTCTCAACAGCGATGACAGCTCCCTCGATGCGGCGATGAAGAGTCTCCACCTCGGAATGCTTGAACATCGCCAGGATGCGCTCTTAAATGACGATGTCACCTATTTTATGTTGCATTATAGTCGAGTCGGCTGA
- a CDS encoding radical SAM protein → MTKCQSTPIQSLMRHFLSCPFPRHFLILFFSMALSDKASADQKQKQNNCRQVIQATSGLSGHEDLVTWMNFVQRHPHEFTIQYPPRREYFQENFRNADQTNVSPDRKSPWLLYIHVPFCSSRCFFCNFAIDVRNHQSIYESYVNAVQSELRNLEIQIGPDGVPGIDIGGGTPTRLPIEYLEKLLIAIKPFQLSSQHPFGTSIETTPSIAGKEPEKMALLSSQGVRRVSMGIQSFNDKHLSDVNRYAQIDMGMLAAINIHDLPFERFNVDLIFGLPNQSEHDWEEDLRQVVKLNPDSITTYDCLYRGKGRALTKKTPCLPSLDDYGRLYDIGYNFLARHGYFAPYGSVNFSRIPEETGTSAYFEGRLLDGLPYVGVGNYASSWLGDTWYFNVKKVDQYIALAKGNQSLVGDSYVLPSLELYARYILFSLNYGIIDEKKFYKRFGVEFSKIFERELEYAIEKKWLVKRAGFLWTIPYGQFRNINYIRSLFYSRQARDWLMRLHGHGS, encoded by the coding sequence TTGACTAAATGCCAAAGCACCCCTATCCAGTCCCTCATGAGACACTTTCTTTCCTGTCCTTTTCCCCGCCACTTCCTTATTCTATTCTTTTCAATGGCCCTTTCTGATAAGGCATCGGCAGATCAAAAGCAAAAACAAAATAATTGCAGACAAGTCATTCAAGCCACTTCAGGCTTAAGCGGGCATGAGGATCTTGTTACTTGGATGAATTTTGTTCAACGTCATCCTCATGAATTTACAATTCAATACCCTCCTCGCAGGGAGTATTTCCAAGAAAATTTTCGAAATGCCGATCAAACCAATGTTTCTCCTGACAGAAAGTCGCCGTGGCTCCTCTATATTCATGTGCCATTTTGTTCGAGCCGCTGCTTTTTTTGCAATTTCGCTATTGATGTACGAAATCATCAATCCATTTATGAATCTTATGTGAATGCTGTCCAGAGTGAGCTCAGGAATCTTGAGATTCAGATTGGACCAGACGGCGTCCCCGGAATTGATATTGGAGGAGGAACTCCAACCCGCCTCCCAATCGAGTACCTCGAAAAACTGTTGATCGCGATAAAACCCTTCCAACTGTCCTCTCAACACCCTTTTGGGACAAGCATAGAAACCACACCCTCCATTGCCGGAAAAGAACCTGAAAAAATGGCTCTGCTCTCGTCCCAAGGTGTTCGTCGTGTCAGCATGGGAATACAAAGCTTCAACGACAAACATCTGTCGGATGTGAATCGGTATGCACAGATTGATATGGGGATGCTTGCGGCAATAAATATCCACGATTTGCCCTTCGAGCGCTTCAACGTTGACCTTATTTTTGGCTTACCAAATCAATCTGAACATGATTGGGAGGAAGACCTCCGACAAGTTGTCAAATTGAACCCAGATTCAATTACAACTTACGACTGTTTGTACCGCGGGAAAGGGCGAGCATTAACAAAAAAGACGCCCTGCTTGCCATCGCTTGATGACTACGGTCGTCTCTACGATATTGGATACAATTTTCTCGCAAGACACGGCTATTTCGCTCCCTATGGCTCTGTGAATTTTTCTCGAATTCCAGAGGAAACGGGAACAAGTGCCTATTTTGAAGGTCGGTTGCTAGATGGGCTTCCCTATGTTGGGGTTGGTAATTACGCTTCGAGCTGGCTGGGAGACACTTGGTATTTCAATGTAAAGAAAGTTGATCAATACATCGCTTTAGCAAAGGGCAATCAATCCTTGGTCGGCGACTCCTACGTTCTACCAAGTCTTGAATTGTATGCAAGGTACATATTGTTCTCCCTGAACTATGGGATCATTGACGAAAAAAAATTTTATAAGAGATTTGGAGTGGAGTTTTCAAAAATTTTTGAACGAGAGCTTGAGTACGCAATTGAAAAGAAATGGCTCGTCAAACGGGCTGGATTTTTATGGACAATTCCATACGGACAGTTCCGGAACATAAACTACATTCGCAGTCTCTTCTACTCAAGACAGGCCCGAGACTGGCTCATGCGTCTTCATGGCCATGGCTCCTAG
- a CDS encoding cyclic nucleotide-binding domain-containing protein — protein sequence MANLSIHEIFWSSKFRKNKSRDVSRNDFLRIIPFFEHLTDQQLKILANRLHERRYEENEYLFEVNHPGAALFVIIRGEVVVETTSEPKSRIILASLKSSEFLGELALLDQSPRSASARATKPTEVYALFRTDLIELAKSHPEIACEVYRSLAFIVGERLKATNRQADVQRKSA from the coding sequence ATGGCAAATTTATCGATTCACGAAATTTTCTGGTCCAGTAAGTTTCGAAAAAATAAGTCTCGGGATGTTTCGCGAAATGATTTTTTACGGATCATTCCGTTTTTTGAGCATTTGACGGATCAGCAGCTCAAAATACTGGCAAATCGACTTCATGAGAGACGCTATGAAGAAAATGAGTACCTTTTTGAAGTCAATCACCCAGGTGCGGCGCTATTTGTTATTATTCGAGGTGAAGTCGTTGTCGAAACAACGAGTGAGCCTAAATCGCGGATCATTCTCGCATCCTTGAAGTCCTCAGAATTCTTGGGCGAATTGGCCCTTCTCGATCAATCTCCTCGGTCCGCATCAGCGAGAGCGACAAAGCCAACTGAAGTGTACGCATTGTTTCGAACAGATCTCATCGAACTGGCGAAATCTCATCCAGAAATCGCTTGTGAGGTATATCGGTCCTTAGCTTTCATCGTTGGCGAAAGATTAAAGGCAACCAACCGCCAAGCTGATGTTCAGAGAAAGAGCGCTTAA
- a CDS encoding ROK family protein translates to MKQVVGIDLGGTKVAAGVVSEDGHIHRVLREAVILNRGPSGLIEQLARIIRELKRSFPNIQGVGLASAGPLDPATGRLLDPTNLHGKNERWGEVPLSSLLAREVVLPVRLENDAAAAALAEGWKGAGVGVCNFVVMTLGTGLGVGVIANGNLLRSGRGLHPEVGHVYLRAGDISAPCGCGNYGCAEAFLSGVNFTRRVASQWLEPDLTGEQLVRRARAGDQRCEEALAEYANYFSQMITTLSSSFRPRRY, encoded by the coding sequence GTGAAGCAAGTTGTGGGAATTGATCTGGGCGGGACCAAAGTGGCAGCGGGTGTTGTTTCTGAAGATGGGCATATTCATCGTGTTTTGCGCGAAGCGGTGATACTCAATCGGGGGCCTTCGGGCTTGATTGAACAATTAGCGCGAATCATCAGGGAACTGAAAAGGTCGTTTCCGAATATTCAAGGCGTTGGGCTGGCTTCAGCAGGTCCTTTGGATCCTGCGACCGGTCGTTTATTGGATCCGACGAATCTTCACGGGAAAAATGAGCGTTGGGGAGAGGTTCCGCTAAGCTCTCTTTTAGCCAGAGAAGTTGTGCTTCCTGTGAGGCTTGAAAATGATGCGGCTGCAGCTGCCTTGGCAGAGGGGTGGAAAGGCGCAGGAGTGGGCGTCTGTAATTTTGTTGTTATGACCTTGGGGACAGGGCTTGGTGTTGGAGTTATTGCTAACGGTAATCTGCTGCGCTCGGGTCGAGGTCTCCATCCTGAGGTTGGGCATGTGTACTTGCGCGCTGGAGATATTTCAGCGCCTTGCGGTTGTGGCAATTACGGTTGTGCGGAGGCCTTTCTTTCGGGGGTTAATTTCACGCGCAGAGTGGCATCTCAGTGGCTAGAGCCAGATTTGACCGGCGAGCAACTTGTCCGTCGCGCTCGTGCCGGTGATCAAAGATGCGAGGAGGCTCTGGCGGAATATGCCAACTATTTTTCTCAAATGATAACAACTTTGTCGTCCTCTTTTCGCCCGAGAAGATATTGA
- a CDS encoding histidine triad nucleotide-binding protein — MGIFDRIIRRELPADIVYEDELCLAFRDVSPQAPVHVLLIPKKVIESMVEVTADHSDLLGHLMLKASQIARDLGLASNGYRLVINTNGDGGQSVPHLHIHILGGRQMSWPPG, encoded by the coding sequence ATGGGAATTTTTGATAGGATTATTCGTCGGGAATTGCCCGCAGATATTGTCTACGAAGATGAGTTGTGTTTGGCCTTTCGGGATGTATCACCTCAGGCTCCGGTGCACGTTCTTTTGATTCCTAAAAAAGTGATTGAATCCATGGTGGAGGTCACGGCCGATCACTCTGATCTTTTGGGTCATCTTATGCTAAAAGCTTCGCAAATAGCGCGAGACTTGGGACTTGCTTCGAATGGCTACCGACTCGTTATAAATACAAATGGTGACGGAGGACAATCCGTTCCTCATCTTCATATTCATATCCTGGGCGGGCGACAAATGAGTTGGCCACCGGGTTGA
- a CDS encoding 4Fe-4S dicluster domain-containing protein codes for MTLGSSFVPAIYQPDLSWQDFIIQDPPPNDDAVEMDVVFVGGGPAGLAGAIELARLVKKDKENGGNLGNVEIGVLEKASALGGHSLSGAVINPVSLKMLFPELEMKDFPFRGAVKGDSVYVLTESKSICIPTPPTMHNTGNYLASICEVVRWLGGKAEELGINLLTSFPADSLLVKDNSVIGVRTTPAGLNREGQPGAQYMPPTDVLSQITVLTEGTRGPLTQAYLNWQKIEPESPQIYALGVKEIWRVKSSPTLVTHTMGWPLPTDAFGGSFMYPLGDDLVAIGLVVGLDYRQSSLDVHQLLQKLKKHPLFNQYLEGGEVIEWGAKTIPEGGYHSFPQRFHGSGLLMAGDCVGMVNVPALKGIHYAILSGIHSARAAFDALKAKDTSAKALSGYDQLIKSSVIHSDLYKVRNMRQAFKSGFYLGGFKAALMSASGGSLFGGAVSFEEDAEEPKIFTPGEKGDGLSKVDAVYLSGNKTRDDIPSHLIVGKEVPPDVAEFYTHVCPAGVYEKQGDKLVVNAPNCVDCKATDVLGPRWKPREGGSGPNYNLM; via the coding sequence ATGACCCTCGGTTCATCTTTTGTCCCGGCCATATATCAACCAGATCTTTCTTGGCAAGACTTCATCATACAAGATCCTCCTCCAAACGACGACGCAGTGGAAATGGACGTCGTTTTTGTCGGAGGTGGACCCGCTGGACTTGCTGGGGCGATAGAGCTCGCCCGACTTGTAAAAAAGGACAAGGAAAATGGCGGAAATCTCGGCAATGTAGAAATTGGAGTTCTTGAGAAAGCAAGCGCACTCGGAGGACATAGTCTATCAGGAGCAGTGATCAATCCCGTTTCTTTAAAAATGTTGTTTCCCGAGCTTGAAATGAAGGACTTCCCCTTTCGAGGAGCCGTAAAGGGAGATTCGGTTTATGTTCTGACTGAATCGAAGTCAATTTGCATTCCCACACCACCAACCATGCACAACACCGGAAATTACCTGGCTTCGATTTGCGAAGTGGTCCGCTGGCTTGGCGGAAAGGCCGAAGAACTTGGAATTAATTTATTGACCAGTTTTCCCGCTGATTCACTCCTCGTAAAAGACAATTCAGTGATTGGAGTCAGAACAACACCTGCGGGACTTAATCGAGAGGGACAGCCAGGTGCGCAGTATATGCCACCCACTGATGTCTTGAGTCAGATCACAGTTCTCACTGAAGGCACACGCGGACCCCTGACCCAAGCTTATTTGAACTGGCAGAAAATTGAACCGGAGTCCCCTCAGATTTACGCTTTGGGAGTAAAGGAAATCTGGCGTGTCAAATCCTCGCCGACGCTGGTGACTCACACCATGGGCTGGCCCTTACCTACTGATGCCTTTGGCGGAAGTTTTATGTACCCACTGGGTGACGACCTTGTCGCAATTGGATTGGTCGTAGGTTTAGATTACCGTCAAAGCTCTCTCGACGTGCATCAATTGCTGCAAAAGTTAAAAAAACATCCTCTTTTCAACCAATACTTGGAAGGCGGTGAAGTCATTGAGTGGGGTGCCAAAACCATTCCCGAAGGAGGATATCATTCATTTCCTCAGCGGTTTCATGGAAGTGGCCTTTTGATGGCGGGAGATTGTGTTGGCATGGTTAATGTCCCTGCATTGAAGGGTATTCACTATGCGATTCTTTCAGGTATTCACTCCGCACGAGCTGCCTTTGATGCACTCAAGGCAAAGGATACCTCGGCAAAAGCTCTTTCTGGTTACGATCAATTGATAAAATCGAGCGTGATTCACAGCGATCTTTATAAAGTTCGCAATATGCGACAAGCCTTCAAGTCGGGATTTTATCTGGGTGGATTTAAGGCAGCTCTCATGTCAGCCTCTGGTGGAAGCCTCTTTGGGGGCGCCGTGAGCTTTGAAGAAGATGCCGAAGAGCCTAAAATATTTACTCCTGGTGAAAAAGGAGATGGCTTGAGCAAAGTTGACGCTGTTTATCTATCTGGAAATAAAACGCGAGATGATATCCCCTCTCATCTCATTGTTGGAAAGGAAGTCCCTCCCGATGTGGCCGAATTCTACACTCATGTCTGTCCTGCGGGCGTTTATGAAAAGCAGGGAGATAAGCTTGTAGTTAATGCTCCAAACTGCGTTGATTGCAAAGCCACTGATGTGTTGGGCCCTCGGTGGAAGCCACGTGAAGGTGGAAGCGGACCAAACTACAATCTCATGTAA
- the selU gene encoding tRNA 2-selenouridine(34) synthase MnmH, with protein sequence MKSISSKDAFGKMVVAHSGLRLLDLRSEGEFAQGSFFGAINIPILNNAHRHQVGLCYKLSGQDAAIRLGHGLVDPLRSELALGWREALEGGDPESSLAFCWRGGLRSRIACEWMKEAGLPILRVEEGFKGLRREALNVFRQFPRFLVLGGMTGSGKTRFLKEVSNSLDLEGLASHRGSAFGLFPQELQPVQMNFENSLALIMARKGPLGSILVEDESRQVGRLTLPHGLYECLACAPLVYLQVSDEQRGENIYAEYVVSSLAKGMTHEALCDHFIHCTRRIQRRLGGLAADQLIAMIRDAFEAKDKELHLTWIKKLLESYYDPLYRFSMNRKNVVPVFSGNWEECLAYVTHYQANEKA encoded by the coding sequence ATGAAATCCATTTCTTCAAAGGATGCTTTTGGCAAGATGGTTGTGGCGCACTCAGGATTGCGCCTGCTCGACCTTAGGTCAGAGGGAGAGTTTGCGCAGGGGAGCTTTTTCGGGGCTATCAATATTCCAATTTTGAACAATGCCCACCGCCACCAAGTCGGTCTCTGCTACAAGTTAAGTGGTCAGGATGCTGCCATCCGTTTGGGTCACGGATTGGTAGATCCCTTGCGTTCGGAACTGGCACTTGGCTGGCGAGAAGCTCTTGAGGGAGGAGATCCTGAATCTTCATTGGCTTTTTGTTGGCGTGGAGGATTGCGTTCCAGGATCGCCTGCGAGTGGATGAAGGAAGCGGGCCTTCCGATCCTTCGTGTAGAAGAGGGCTTTAAGGGCTTGCGCCGAGAAGCACTCAATGTTTTTAGGCAATTTCCTCGTTTTCTTGTTTTAGGTGGAATGACGGGGTCAGGAAAAACGCGGTTTCTCAAAGAGGTCAGCAATTCCCTGGATCTTGAGGGTCTTGCTTCTCACCGAGGCAGTGCGTTTGGGCTCTTTCCTCAGGAGTTGCAACCCGTCCAGATGAACTTTGAGAATTCCCTGGCCCTTATCATGGCGAGAAAAGGCCCTTTAGGATCGATTCTCGTAGAAGATGAGAGTCGGCAAGTCGGTCGGTTGACCCTGCCTCATGGCTTGTACGAATGCTTGGCTTGCGCCCCGTTAGTGTACCTTCAGGTTTCCGATGAGCAGAGAGGTGAGAACATCTACGCAGAATATGTTGTATCTTCTCTTGCCAAGGGAATGACACATGAGGCGCTTTGCGATCATTTCATTCATTGCACTCGGAGGATTCAAAGAAGACTAGGTGGCTTAGCAGCAGACCAATTGATTGCCATGATCAGAGATGCATTTGAAGCGAAAGACAAAGAACTTCACTTAACTTGGATCAAGAAACTGCTTGAGTCTTATTATGACCCTCTTTATCGATTTTCGATGAATAGAAAAAATGTAGTTCCTGTTTTTTCTGGAAATTGGGAGGAATGTTTGGCCTATGTAACTCATTACCAGGCCAATGAGAAAGCATAG
- a CDS encoding AI-2E family transporter has protein sequence MMDDNRRFRSLVFAGFIVPLLILGFSYLAWSLRPLMLPLIIGILLAYLFRPLKTLFRYRWLPNSLRLAIIFSLILGVLFGGALFVKSNIPSEKEKLELLVRMKFKMNEKFDKIMGIDSVTGRGNYLYEMMADDIDPVRVQLSNILSLSPEQSLAFEQYHQGLKGHERVSEKYYEYFLANTKTKAGEASLTPEKSMTESAPNANLNAVGSPVSGLNSNSSSNTSANTNSGSHEQSVLKMVVSLLSIWLLLPIAFLFFLIDDGAIAQFFVRLVPNRYFELSLTVLEAVDGAIGKYLRGLSMECGLVGVSLALGLFVIGAAPKVAILIGLLAAFATAIPLVGPVMGLGLSLTYGIIAEEINPLIPMVTLDNLLLAVSIVVAIVFALDNLVFQPIVLGSAVNLHPLVVILGIMGGSMLFGLAGVLLAVPAIVITKTILQNTFRGLKDYRII, from the coding sequence ATGATGGATGACAATCGGCGTTTTCGATCCTTAGTTTTTGCGGGGTTCATTGTTCCTCTCTTGATCTTGGGCTTTTCGTATCTTGCTTGGTCGCTCAGGCCCTTGATGCTTCCGCTTATCATTGGCATCTTGTTGGCCTATCTTTTTAGACCCTTGAAAACACTCTTTCGTTACCGTTGGCTCCCAAATAGTTTGAGACTTGCAATCATATTTTCATTGATCTTGGGGGTCCTTTTCGGGGGAGCCCTTTTTGTGAAAAGCAATATTCCATCAGAAAAGGAAAAACTGGAACTTCTCGTCAGGATGAAGTTCAAAATGAATGAAAAATTTGACAAAATCATGGGGATTGATTCTGTGACCGGAAGAGGCAACTATCTCTACGAAATGATGGCCGACGATATTGATCCCGTGCGTGTTCAACTCAGTAATATTCTTTCTCTGTCACCCGAGCAAAGCCTCGCTTTTGAACAATACCATCAGGGACTGAAAGGACATGAAAGGGTTTCTGAGAAGTATTACGAATATTTTCTGGCGAATACTAAGACAAAGGCAGGTGAAGCTTCCTTGACTCCCGAGAAATCAATGACCGAGTCCGCTCCAAATGCCAATCTGAACGCTGTTGGCAGTCCCGTTTCTGGCCTCAATTCAAATTCTAGTTCCAACACTAGCGCCAACACCAATTCAGGATCTCACGAACAGTCGGTGTTAAAAATGGTGGTAAGTTTACTTTCCATCTGGTTATTACTGCCAATTGCGTTCCTCTTTTTTCTTATAGATGATGGAGCCATTGCTCAATTTTTCGTCCGCCTTGTGCCAAATCGTTATTTTGAATTATCGCTGACAGTGTTAGAGGCCGTCGATGGGGCAATAGGGAAGTATCTGCGAGGACTTTCGATGGAGTGCGGGCTCGTCGGAGTGAGTTTGGCTTTGGGTCTATTTGTAATTGGAGCTGCCCCAAAAGTTGCGATATTGATTGGTCTTCTAGCGGCCTTCGCGACGGCAATCCCACTTGTGGGACCAGTGATGGGACTTGGACTTAGTCTCACCTACGGGATTATTGCAGAAGAAATCAATCCCCTGATTCCAATGGTGACATTGGATAATCTTCTTTTGGCAGTTTCAATTGTGGTTGCCATTGTTTTTGCTCTCGACAACTTGGTTTTTCAGCCCATTGTGCTCGGAAGTGCCGTGAACCTTCATCCCTTGGTGGTTATTTTGGGGATTATGGGAGGATCAATGTTATTTGGGCTGGCGGGTGTCTTGCTTGCCGTGCCCGCCATTGTCATCACTAAAACCATTCTTCAAAATACATTTCGTGGCTTGAAGGACTATCGAATAATCTGA
- a CDS encoding LemA family protein has protein sequence MGQSQVFRTGGFFLASLFCVFFLSGCGIQSIPQHLNEVESSQAEIVNQYKRRADLIPNLVNTVKGYASHEKETLEGVVNARAKATSTQINAGDVASVQKFQEAQGSLGAALSRLMVVVEKYPDLKADQNFRELQAQLEGTENRITIARQRHIENIKKFNNLVTVVPTSWTNSLFFKHEKMAQWTTEDAKAIEAAPKVQF, from the coding sequence ATGGGTCAATCTCAGGTTTTTAGGACTGGTGGTTTTTTTCTTGCTTCATTGTTTTGTGTTTTTTTCCTGAGTGGGTGCGGAATTCAATCCATTCCACAGCATTTGAATGAAGTTGAGTCTTCTCAAGCAGAAATAGTGAACCAATACAAGCGTCGCGCAGATTTGATTCCAAATTTGGTCAACACAGTGAAGGGATATGCCTCGCACGAGAAGGAGACTCTCGAAGGTGTCGTGAACGCCAGGGCTAAGGCAACTTCAACTCAGATAAATGCAGGAGATGTGGCCTCTGTTCAAAAGTTTCAGGAAGCTCAAGGCTCTTTGGGTGCAGCTTTGTCTCGGCTGATGGTGGTGGTAGAGAAGTATCCTGATTTGAAAGCCGATCAGAATTTTCGTGAGCTTCAAGCGCAATTGGAGGGAACGGAAAACAGGATCACGATTGCTCGCCAACGTCATATCGAGAATATCAAGAAGTTCAATAATCTTGTTACCGTTGTTCCTACAAGTTGGACAAATTCTCTGTTTTTTAAACATGAAAAGATGGCTCAGTGGACCACCGAAGATGCCAAGGCCATTGAGGCGGCGCCAAAGGTGCAATTTTGA
- a CDS encoding TPM domain-containing protein, with protein sequence MTQFFSVSLTIWIFSLFLSGPALADFSVPRMNAPVVDQAALISEDVEQKLNSALRYVHDHSETQVGVLTLASLGDLSIEQVSIQVAEQWKLGAEKSDKGILVLVAPKERRMRIEVGQGLEGDLPDAIAKRIIDQVMTPLFRSGDPERGILLGVLNILKRTNPDIDLQQFFGAQKLSNPTQPKNESSPFSRIVVFVVMALLLLLFIRHPFLFLLLLSGAGRGGGGGFGGGRGRGGSWSGGGGGFSGGGSSGSW encoded by the coding sequence TTGACCCAATTTTTTAGCGTTTCTCTGACAATCTGGATTTTTTCCCTTTTTCTTTCGGGGCCGGCTCTTGCTGATTTTTCTGTGCCTCGGATGAATGCTCCTGTTGTTGACCAGGCAGCTCTGATTTCTGAGGATGTAGAGCAAAAGTTGAACTCGGCGCTCCGCTATGTTCACGATCATAGCGAGACTCAGGTGGGCGTTTTGACCCTAGCTTCTTTAGGGGATCTCAGTATTGAGCAGGTGAGTATTCAGGTCGCTGAGCAATGGAAGCTTGGTGCTGAAAAGTCGGACAAAGGAATTCTTGTTCTTGTTGCTCCTAAGGAACGAAGAATGAGGATCGAAGTGGGACAAGGGCTCGAGGGAGATCTGCCGGATGCCATTGCAAAGAGAATAATCGATCAAGTTATGACTCCTCTGTTCCGTTCTGGAGATCCCGAGAGGGGTATACTTCTTGGAGTTCTCAATATCTTAAAGAGAACGAATCCAGATATTGATTTGCAACAGTTTTTTGGTGCTCAAAAATTATCGAATCCCACTCAGCCGAAGAATGAGAGCTCTCCTTTTTCGCGAATAGTTGTCTTTGTCGTGATGGCGTTATTGCTTCTTCTCTTCATTCGTCATCCCTTTCTTTTTCTTCTTCTCTTATCGGGGGCAGGACGAGGGGGCGGTGGAGGGTTTGGTGGTGGCCGCGGTCGCGGCGGCAGTTGGTCCGGTGGAGGCGGTGGTTTTAGTGGCGGTGGATCATCGGGGAGTTGGTGA